The Chiloscyllium plagiosum isolate BGI_BamShark_2017 chromosome 4, ASM401019v2, whole genome shotgun sequence region AAGTCAGTTctgtttcagcaatattcaataaAGTTACTTCACTGAATTgagtttaaaataaacaaatatttctcaataACATTGCAGTCTTCGAGGTTGGGTTAGAACCTTTCCAAAACAAAGCCTATAGTAAACCACAAATGGGTGGACTGTGAGAGCTCGATGATGGCTGCTCCTTGGGCTCTTGTGCAGTGAGCACCCAAGGCAGAGCAAATTGAAAGTTGCTGGTTTAATGTTCAATCTCCGTAGCTTGAGGCTTGTCTTGTGAGCACATCGGACAGATAAGACTGGCTCCTTTCGACATTCTGCCAATTACTGTTCACAACAGTCATGCTAGACAAATAACATCAATGCATCTTACCAAGAGCCAACTCGAAACTTACAAAAACCCCAAAATGAGGGACAAAAACAAGAATTGGAGCAACTTCAGTATCATCCTATGAATTTTCTATACACAGGATAAATATCTggattctttttaaaagaaaaaaagaatgttCGTAGAAAATAAACACATACAGATTACTTTGTGAATTAGCTCTTTTATTTTGAGATTGTTGCAAGCGCCAGCAAATGGGGTTCGGGGTGGGGGGGAATAAAAACAATTCTCTGTTGCAGGTTTTACGAATCTGGCACCTGCTGTGCTAATTTTCTCCTTACACAAACGTAGCGATACAATTGAGCCGCTAAGTCATTTTTTGGTGTTCTTCAAAAGTAGAGTGAGCATGCAGCAAAACTGGAGCCTCACCCTCTTTGCCGggaagaaataaaatatttacaatcaAATGTTTAGTTGACTAAATTTACATAAAAGAGTCCATATTACTTATATAAATAAATAGAGATGACACTGCACTGTACAGTATGGCACCTGCCACATTGGATTTCACTATTTTTAAGAAAGATTTTCAATAACCAGTTTTTATCAGTTCCCATCATTCttctcttccccccaccccccgccactcccctccccccccattctAGAATCTTCTCATTCACAACAGAATCATTTGCCTTTCTGATCCCCAAACCCATCCCACTGAAACGGTAAAGACAAAACAGCTTGTTGGTGGCTGGGGTaaggaaacaaaataataatCGATTTCTTCTTTTGCAAAACCCAATTACGATTCATTTATAGTCACGTTGTTTCAATTATAAAATATTCTGATCTTTTGATTATGTGCAAGATAAATGGAGTGGAAtttcaaaactgaatttatttttaaaattagtatAAATTCCAAAACAAATCTTTAAAAATTCAGGAAGTTTTTCAGCAATTCCTATAGTAGGTCAGAGTTAAGTAACATCATCTAATTACTGGCAATACCCGCATTTCATTAAAAAGCTCGACgatcattgttttaaaaatgtccagGATGTATTTACCAATATATGATATCAGACTGCATTAATCCAGTGCCTCTCCCACTCTTCTCAGTAAAGATTCTGCACCCACCCCCAACACAGCAATGTGCAATTTCCTACAAAGACTTCTGTCCCGCaatgatgggaaatatttaattCCTatctgatttaaaacaaaacacactgatttttaaaacctgagctatatccttccaaattcccccccccccctccatcccACCCCCCATTCATCTCCCACCCAAGACTAAAAACAGCAATCATCtcaacaataataaattaaaaacaaagtttcttaaaaaaaaacaagccttatttataaaaacaaattcGGCTTCTGATAGTGCAGTAGGCTTTTATCTACATTTTTAAATgactttcattttcatttctttacatTATCTGCATGCTCTTAATTATAAAGTTCTTTATGACTCAATCAGGCAAAATATAGgctcaaaatgaaataaaatgggcAGATACCTAAAACATTCTATGTACAAGTCTAATGCAGTTAAATATTCAAGATTTTTCCCCCTCTAAACCTGGCTTTATAcagtatttctttttaaaaggaaaaatgtaaaatccTACAGCAGCCGCACCCAGTCCAACTCATCCCAAAGGGTGAGATCACTTGCAAGGTCAGATCTCACTGGATTTTCCCTACATTGTTGCAggacatttacagcattttcaaACATTAGTCCACAACATGACTATGTTTAATCCTGGTGTTGCTCTCCAATGATGCTCAGAAATTaagtaaaatcaaaattaaaacaaggagtcatgcttttttttctctccctcccaacAGAATTGGGTACAAAAAAGAGAAAGTACTTTAAACGCCGTACATGTCCAGCATGCAGGATTGGATTGGATTTAAAAAGTCCACTTTTGCTTGAAACTCACAATTTTTTCGTAACATTTCTCTCGTGATTCAAAGTCTCTCTTTTCCCCCGTAAAAGTTCTGAGTCCTTTTTTGTATATATTCCTCCTTTTGGcttaatctctctcctctttcttctTACTGAGTTCGTAAGCTTTCTTTCACTTCTTTTTTTCCTCATAAATATATTTTTCAAcagaaaaatgttttattttaaacttccATTTTCCAATATTAGCACTCTTCTGAAATGAGACGGTAACATTTCCATTTATCATCCAAACTAAACTCGAAGCATCTGCAGGATATGTCCTGCttatttgtctctttttttttcaaagttatttACAATAGTCATTTTTTCACTCCCTCTTCTCGGAAGGGTTTTGTTGAAAGTCACCTCAAAAgtactgtttttgttttgactCCAAGCGCCCCGCTTACATGTAGAACTCGTTGGAAGAGGAAGTGTTTTTGTTTGGGTTTGGGGCCACTGTAGTTGGCTCCCTGTAGCTCCTACTTGCCATCTTCTCGTACTTCTCTTTGTAGACGTCCCGCTCCTTGGCCAGCCTGGCCACCTCTTGCTTGAGCTGGTCCACCTGCTGCTGGAGCAGGGACTTCTCGCTCTCCAGCATGTGCCGCTGCTGGACCCTCTTGTAGCGGCAGGACTGAGCGTAGCCCCGGTTCTTCAGGGTCCTCCTCTTCTGCTTCAGGCGGATAACCTCCTCCTTGCTGAAGCCCCGCAGCTGCCTGTTGAGCTCCCGCACCGACATGCTCACCAGCTGGTCGTCCGAGAAACGATCCTCCAGGcgcaagtggtggtggtggtggtgatggtggtggtggtggggcggGCCAGGGTGCGGGTGGTGCCCGCTGACGGGCACCTCCTCGCCGGGGTACTGCTGCGCCCGGTAGCCCtcgaagtggtggtggtggtgggcctGGGAGCTGCCGATCAGCGCCTCCACCGCGTCCTCGGGGGTCAGGTTCAGCGCCTCGGGGTTGAGGTGGTGCTGGTAGTTGCTGATCCAGTACAGGTCCTCCAGGTGGTGAGCCTTGTTGGCGCTGCCCGGGCTCGGGGCGCACAGGCTGGGCGAGGAAGGCACCGAGCTGCACGGCGTGCTGATGGGGGTGGAGGACAGCGAGCCCGGCAGCCGGTTGCAGTAGCGTTCCGCCTCGGGGGGCTCCTTCTTCACCTCGAACTTCATCAGGTCGAAGTCATTGACGTACTCGATCGCCAAGGGGCTGGTAGGCAGGTCGGTGCTCATGCCGAGGTCGGAGGCCATGGCAAGTTCATATATttaggagaaagagggagagtgagagagaaagtaatACCGGGACCACACGGCAGGCAAGTTACAGAGAAGGGGTTCGAGACACCGGAATGAAATCTCCCTGTTCCAGGGGGTTACAGCCACTCTCAGTCCTGGAAAGAATCTTCCTGATTAAACTCCTCTCCAATTTTCCTTTCTACTGCATGCAAAATGTAAAACAAAGtcaaatttaaaataagttttgttttgtttacctTGTGTGCAACTTGTGCATGCGGCAGCTcagcttaaaattattttttttaaggaTCAAAAGAGCTTTTCCTGGTCTTATTGCAGCCAAGTCTCCcactgttttcttttattctgcTCGCCTTTTCACTCTCTGTTAAATGTTGCCGCTCTCCGGTCGCCACGGcgttttattattttttaaaaaatcaatgctCTCTCGTTCCTCACTTGTCAGGAAAACTTTGCGATCGAGCGTCCGTGGGAAAAGGTCTAAGTGCGAACCTCCAGTGGGTTCCCTCTTTCTGGATCAAGAAGCGCAGAGTTGCTGCATTCGCACAGCCCGGCTGAGACGTGCCACTCTCAGGAACAGGTTAACCATCGGTCTCCCCACCGCGGCTGCCTTTTGAATTGGAAGTGTGTCAATTGGagggtttgtttttatttgcacCAGTGTCGGGGACTCACGCCTCCCGCTCGCCCAGCCCTGAGTGAAACAGCTCCCCGAGCTCCTGGAGCTCCTTTTATAGCACCCCGCTGATCGACACGCCTACAAGGGCGGGGTGAGATCACCCTCCACCAATGGGCAATGACCTCGGAGGTTTGATTTGCATTACACCATGGGGACCTCCCCGGGGAGTGAGGGGGACCTGTCAATCAATCCATCCATCAATCATCCAAGGGATAGAGCGGCAACTACCTCCCTATGTCTGCAACAAGCTTCcaagggggggaggggagataataATACACAAATAATTTTCGGAGCATTCTGAAGAATAAAGAGCTTAAATCTGTTTAGTTAACTCTTGAAGAGATTATTAAAAAGCAATCTTCCGTCGATTTAAAGCCGCGAGTGGACAGAAGATGAACATTTTGTAACTAGTCAGCTATTTCCTTTATTCCCTCATTTTTTTTCCGCTTAGGGACCAACTCTGAACTTAAAGTAATTCAACTTGTTCAATATAACACATCGTATTAATCACATCCGTGGATGTAATTAAAATATCATAAAATACTTAAAATTCTAACTTGATTCATTTCTCTACAAAGGGCTGGACACTCCTTCAGCTCATGCTTatgaggatagttaagaaggagACTGCAATCTGGCTTCTTACTCTCCCACCATTATATAGTAACATGGATAATAGACAGGGAAGCGTCGTTTTAGTGATTTTTGTGAACTCGGATAAGATCGAGAAGGCTGGAAGGTGGCTTACGAAGATTGTTTTTAATTAAAGTGAATTTTACTACAAAAATTAAAACGTAACTAACCTGAcattacaaatatttttaaaaagtcctatTGATATGATTAACATATCTCATTATTGCTAGTCTGCAACTTTGTCATTTTACCCTAACATTCTCCCCTGCTGTACTCACAATACTGGTGGATGTTATCCAAAAGATAGACAATGAGTACCAGCAATATATTAGGcttagagagagagacatcacAGTTCAATACAGATTGACAAGGCATGTCAGCCTGGAGGTTTCCCTGCCACACTGTTGCCGATGCCAGCTTTTGAATAAGTCTttcagattgttgtaaaaaatcCCATGCCACTATTTGACGAGCATTAGCACGAAATTCTCATTAGTGTCCTGTACCACattcatccctcaaccaatatcactAAAATGGATTCCCTGGTCATTAATTTAATCATTTTTTGTGGAATCATGAAATGTGCAATTGATTGCTGTGTTTTGAACATTATAGTGACTACAATTCATAAGTATTGTCCACAGATCACTTGGACATGAAGAGTTTatgaaagacactatataaatgtaagtctttctgcactttttttttacttttcaaaGACAGAGATAAAATTTGAGACCTTGTCTCCTTTGCAGTTTCACACCAGCAATGCTTAATCCACTGAGTCCATATAGAACAAATTCtaaatctgttttaaataaaatgaaatttaattGAAGTCAGCATCAGTTTTAAAATGAGGGAATTGTCAGAAAACCAAACTGCAGTGCATTATTGAATTAATCATTTGCACTAAAATCATATTAAGCATGAACAGAAGGTTAATTACTGCATAGatatctcctcatcctttctTGCTTCATTCATTATAACTtatatttccaaaatctgttaCTACATCAGCAGCGAATCATCCAAACAGTTAGCAAGCTGCACTGACAGGCTTTTCATTCCAAACACTCGACTATCCAACAGTCATTGTGCAGCTTAGTCTGCGAACCGATAAGCAGACAGCCTGTCATCCATTATTCCCTTTCATTTATTTGTTTGCATTTCCTGTGTTCACTGTCCTACAATAACTCCCAGTTAAAACTTGATTTCATCATTCTCATCCTTAGGTTCAAGTCCTTCCATGATCACTCCCTGTCTATTTCTCTAACTACTGCCAGATCTAAAATCCTTCATGATGTTGCCGATCATCCAGTTCTGGTCTTTTGAGCACCCCATATAATGTAATGCAATGTGAAATTTTGCCCAAGAAAACTCTGGTGAAGCAAAAACTCTGAATTGTTTTTctgcattaaaggtgctatatgaatggaAATTATAGTTGTgtttttagtcatcccctttgaCCTCTCACTCTTGCAGGGGAAATTCTGCTctttttgttctttgctcttCCTTTGTCCTCCAGAGAGTATGGAAATACTGTTCTGCTATGTCCTAACTTGGGCCAAGTGTCATTCATCCATACCCTTCTACATTAGTCCCAGGTGCAGTGACAACCTTCTAAAACTCTCATCCTTGTGTTTAAATCAGTCCATGGGCCCACTCCTCcacctgtaacctcctccagccccacaactcTGTAAAAGCTCAGTATTTCTCAACTTATAGCTCTTAGCATCCCATTTTCAATTGCCCTACCTATTTGGTAGCCACGTTCTCAACTGTCTAAGCTCTAAGGTTGCAAATTCCCTCAAAACTCTCAATCTTTCTTCCTCAGTTCACCGTTAGTTGGTCCTTAAGACCCACCTCTTTAACCAAACTTTGGGTCATCTATCTACTCTAATATTGCTTAACGTGGCTCAGTGACAAATCCTGGTCAATTATAATCCTGGGCTTATTATCTCTTGGGATGTTTTGTTTCCATGAAGTTGTTGGTTCCTAATGTAAATTACCATCAATTCCTAtattctttcctttcttcctatATTTCCAGTTTTCATCCATTGCTTCTCAGAGAAGTTAACATTCATTCTACACTTTTTATATCTTTGTGACATTGGCATTTGATTTGGTACCTCTGTCATTCCATTTTCCTCTTTCATAGATATGCATTATTCTCCTACTATACATTTTAGAcattcttcagaatgttctgctttTCTTTTATCTTCCCATCTACTCCTGCTTTTCCAGCTGTC contains the following coding sequences:
- the mafaa gene encoding transcription factor MafAa encodes the protein MASDLGMSTDLPTSPLAIEYVNDFDLMKFEVKKEPPEAERYCNRLPGSLSSTPISTPCSSVPSSPSLCAPSPGSANKAHHLEDLYWISNYQHHLNPEALNLTPEDAVEALIGSSQAHHHHHFEGYRAQQYPGEEVPVSGHHPHPGPPHHHHHHHHHHHLRLEDRFSDDQLVSMSVRELNRQLRGFSKEEVIRLKQKRRTLKNRGYAQSCRYKRVQQRHMLESEKSLLQQQVDQLKQEVARLAKERDVYKEKYEKMASRSYREPTTVAPNPNKNTSSSNEFYM